The Sorangiineae bacterium MSr11954 DNA segment ACATCGACGGCTAATCGAAATAACGGCCCCGAGCCCTCGGTCACCGGGGTCGATGAATCGCCGATGGGATGCGCGCCTACCGCTGCGGGGATATTTCTAATATCGATAGAATCGTCCGTCCCGATTGAAGAAGGCAATCTCCGATTCGACGAACTCGCTCAAAGGGAGTCCGCCGCGCATCGTCCCATTCATCGAATTTGCAGGCTCTCGAGTGAGAGCGCACGGGCGTTGGTATTCGCATGCCCGAGCCATCGCCAGCTTCGGGAGGCGAGCTCGAAGCTCATTGCGCGAGCCTCGGAGACAACGCCCCGCGGGCCTGCCGTTTGGCACGGTATGGTCACGGAAGGTCGTCCCCTGGAGGTTCACTGGCATGCGGCTACGGCTTGCGCACGGCGTAGCGCGCGTGGGTCGTGCGCGGCGATGCGATGGTCTCGACGAGCTCGACGCCGACGTCGCGGCCGATGCGCGCGAACAGTTGCTGCCCGCCGCCGAACATCACCGGCGCGATCGCGAGCGCGAACTCGTCGACGAGCCCGGCGCGTAGGTACTGCTGGATGACGTCGGCGCCGCCGGCGATGCGGATGTCCTGATCGCCCGCCGCCGCGCGCGCTTGGCGGAGCGCGCTCTCGATGCCGTCGTTGACGAAGTAGAACGTCGTGCCGCCGGGTCGCACCCACGGCTCGCGCACCTGCGAGGTCAGCACGAACACCGGCGTGTGGAACGGCGCTTCCTCGGGCCACATCCGTTCGCCCAGGTCGAACATGCGTTTGCCCATGATGCTGACGCCGGTGCGCCGGAACGTGTGCTCGACGATGTCATTGTCGGTGCCGGTCTCGCCGCCCTCGCCGAGCTTCAACATCTCCCGCAAGAATCGCTGCGGCAAGATCCAGCTATGGAGCTTGCCCCATTGGGCACCCCAATCCTCGTAGGTCGGGTCGCCGGCGTGCTCCAGGTCCATGCCGGGAGGTACGAGATATCCGTCGAGGGAGACGCTGACGAGGAAGAACACTTTGCTCATGGGTACGGGCCTTTCGCGGTGGGGTCCGGTGGTGTAACGATGGGCGGGCGTGCGAGTCATCGGTCCATGAGCGAAAATTTCGAGCCCTTGGTAGAGGCCGCCCGCGGCGGCGACGAGCGAGCGTTTCGTGCGCTGGTGGAGCCGCTCGATCGCGAGCTGCACGCGTACGCCTACAGGATGCTCGGCGGGTTCCACGACGCCGACGACGTGCTCCAGGAGTCACGACTCAAGGCGTGGCGCGCGCTCGCGACGTACGAGCCGCGCGCGAGCTTCCGCGCGTGGATGTACCGGATCGTCACCAATACCTGCCTCGACATGCTCAAGGCGCGCCCGCGTCGCGTGCTGCCGCAAGACGTCGGCTCGTCGGTCGCGCCGGGGCCGCCCACGACCGAGCCGCGCTCCGACATCCTCTGGCTCGAGCCGTACCCCGATGCGCTGTTGCCGGTCGTGCTCGAGCCCGAGCAGGTCGCGCGGCTGCGCGAGGGCATCCGGCTCGCGTTCGTGCGCGTCGTGCAGGTGCTGCCGCCGCGCCAGCGCGCCGCGCTGATCCTTCACGACGTCCTCGACTGGAGCGTCGCCGAGGTCGCCGCCATCCTCGAGACCACCGAGGCCGCGATCAACAGCGCGCTGCAGCGTGCGCGCGCTGCGATCGCGCGACCACGCGAGGAATCACCCGCGCTCGCGACCCGCCACGCCGAGGTCGTCGATCGGTTCGTGCACGCGTGGGAGCGCGGCGACTTCGACGACTTCGTCAGGCTGCTCGCGTCGGACGCGGTGATGAACATGCCGCCCTGGGAGTACTGGCTCGACGGCAAAGATGCGGTCGTGGCGACGATGCAATCATCGGGCACGTGGGACGGCGAGCCGCGCCCTGGGCGCTACCGGATCGTGCCCGCGCCGATGAACGGCGATCCCGGCGGACTCGCCTATGTCCGCGGGCCGGACGGTCGCTACCACCCCGTCTGCCTCACCGTCATGTCGCTCGATGCCAACGGTCGGGTCGTCGAGCTCACGACGTTCGTGCTGCCGGAGCTGTTCGCGGCGTGGGGCTTCCCACCGGTGCTCGACGCGTAGCTGCGTGATGGCGCGGCGCCGGGGCCCGTGAGGGAGCGGGGGCGACGTCGATCGGAGACGCGCTCGAGGACCGGAGCGCCCGAATGTCGCGCATGGGGGATTGTCCGAAGAAACGGCTGTATTCGCGGTTGAATTGGCTGGCGCTCTCGTATCCGACCTCGAACGCAGCGCTCGCGGCGTCGAGCCCATCCAAGAGCATTCGCGAACGCGCGGTCTGCAGCCGGAGCTGTTTTTGGTACTGAAGGGGGCTCATCGCGGTCAGCGCTCTAAAATGATTGTGAAACGTGGAAACGCCCATGCCGGCCATGTGTGCGAGCTCTTCCACGCGAAGCGGTTTCGAGAAGTTCGATTTGATCCAGGAGATGGCCTTCGTCGTACGCTGGCTTTGGTTTCCTCGCGTGGCGATCGCTCGGAGCCGCGCGGCTTCTGGCCCCTGGAGTATCCGGTAGACGATCTCACGTTGAATCAAGCCATTCAGAAACGGTATGTCCTTCGGGGTTTCGAGGAGCCCCACCAAGCGGCAACATGCATCGAGCAACTCGGGTGTCGTCTCTCCGGTTACCATTGCAGGGTCATCGGAGGCCGCCCCGCCGAGCGGGATCTCGTCTTTGCTCAAGAGCTCTTGGACGACTTCGATATCGAGGGAGAGCGCGAGCGCGAGGAGGGGCCGCTCTTCGCTGGCTTCGAGCGGCCGGCTCGAGATCGGTAGGTCCACGGACGTCAGCAGGTACCTGGACTCGTCGTAGACGAAGGACCTCTTGCCGAGCTCCACCTCTTTTCGTCCTTGCGCGATGAGAGCGATGCTCGGCTCGTACGTCCCACAGCCGGGGGCGACCACCTTGGTTCGGCGCACCAATGTGAGGCCGGGTACGTCCGTAACCCATTTCTCTTTCGAGCCCATGAGCGAGGCAATTTTATGCGCAAGCTCGGCGCGCCTTTGTCGAGCACGGTTTTCGAGCTCCGGTGCGCTTTCGACGTGGGCTCTCATGGAAAATGTGGGCAAGTGTGGGACATGCTGAGGGGACCTCCGGGTCCTGAAGTTCCTACAGGATTCTTGAGGCAGGAAGAGGATTAGGCAATAGCTCGGGAGGATCGGGATACCCCCCGAGCGCTTCCGGCCATAGTCTTGGCCGTGTGGAAATGACCACTCTGGTCGATGCGTCGGCATGGAGTGGGAGGAGAACGAGGGTCGGCCTCGTTGGCTGGGCGGGCTCGGATAGGGCAAAGGAGATCTTCTTGGATAACGACATTCGTGATTTGCGCGCTGTAGCAAATATCTATTTCGAAGCTGCCTACGAGATGGACGCGGACAAGTTTGCGTCCATCTTTCATCACTCGAGCTCCGTGACCAAAATCGGCGAAGACGGCAACGTGAGCGTAACGCCGATCGAGACGTGGCTGGCGGCGGTCCGCAGCATGAAAGCTCCGAAACAACTGGGCCTGGAGCGCCATGACGAGATCGTGTCCATCGACGTCGTAAGAGAGCTCGCGCTTTTGAAGCTGAGGTTTCAGATTCCGCCACGGCAATTTACCGACATGTTGTCCTGTCTGCGAGTCAACGGGACCTGGAAAATTGTTCAGAAAGTGATGACCGTCGAAACACGGGGATGAGCGCTAGGCCGCGCTTGCGGCGTGGCGGTCGCAAGGCCTTCGTTCACGAATTGCAAATTGCGGGTGCCCCTGTCGTCGAGGACGCGCAGTGAACCTTCGACGACGCCGTAACCGCTGTCGGTACGGAGCATCTTCCCGATGCGCGGGCGAGCTCGCCGGATCGCCGACGGTCGCGGTGCGCGGTGCCATATAGGACGAGCGCGGTCAGTCCTTCACGTTTTTCGAGGTGGCGTGCTGTATCTTTCCGCCACCTCGGTGATTCAATCGTGAGGCCTCGTGGTGGCCCGCGTTGGGTTCTCGAGCACCCAAATCGAATCCGCGGGCCGCCCGTTTTCGCGGGATATCGAGCGTCGATCGCATGGCATCCGTGTTGCTGTAGGTGCGGCGATGTTGTCATCGGTATCGAGCTATCGTCGAAGCGATCCAAAGAAATGCAAAGCCGCCCAGGGCGAACGAGTTTCGTTCCGAGGTCGAGCAGAAATGTACTCCGCAGAACGTGGCGCACGAGAGACATGCTTCTTTACGTCGCGTCGAATGATCCGATTTCAACTTGTATCGAGCGCGGCTGCGCAACGTCCAACGGTTCGTCATGGATCGACGCGCAACTGCCCGCACGCCGCGACCGTCCTCACACGATCGAAGTCCTCGAGCAATTAGATAGGATCATTCAACATGCGTTCTCCTTTCATTGGTATTGCCGTTCTCGTTTCAGCGCTCGTGCCCATCTCCGTGGTTGCGTGCATCGGTTCATCCGGCGACCCGCCCTCCGACGACCGCGGTGTTGCCGAACAAGAAACGGTTATCCGCCCCGACGGCTCGGACTTTCCAGCTCACTTCAAGGTCGTGACACCCGCAGGCTCGTCGACCAAAGGCACCGTGCGGATCGATGGTATCTCCGGTAGTCTCGATGCATTGATCGGGCCCGTCAAGACCGGCAATCGTGCTTTTTCGATCACCTCGGGCGGGATCTTCATGGAGAGCTCGGCCACCGTGACCGCAGGCAAGGTCACCACGGTGGAGGCGGGGCTTCTCGCTGTCGACATCAAGAATGCGCCGTCGCCCACCCTTGGAATCAGCAGTGTCGACGGCATACAGGCGCCGTCCGTGAATGTCTGGCGAAATGTCGGTGGCTCCTGGATCCAGGCAAGCAACGGATCATTGCCGCTGACGTCGGATGGAACGGAGCCCGCGGCGTTGCTCCCTGGCCAGTACAGGGTGGATTTCGGCTATAATCGAGTCGACGGCCAGATCGTGGACGTTGCCGCGCTCGATACGAAGTCCATCAAAGTATGGGACTACGCCGGGCGGAATGTCGCGAAGATCGTCGCGCCCGTACGCGAGTTCCCGACCGCTAAGTGCGCGACGGGAGTCTACACGCTGCAAGACTACAGGTTGCTGGGCTCGAGCTCCAATTCGTTCCGCCTCGCCGACGGCGCGAGCTCCATCGAGATAGGCAAGCGTGAAGACGCATTGGCTTCGTACTATTTCACGATCAGCGGGGTGTACGAGGGAGGGGGCCTCATGCGGATACCGCTTCCTCTCGGCAACACGGGGCAAGGCGCGTTGCCCTTTCAGGTCGGACGTCTCGACGTCGATCACGTGGCGGTCCTGCAAAGCGACGGCACGACGAAGATCGTGCCCGGTGGGTATCGTGTTTATCGGAAGACCGGCACGGACCCGAGCGGCAAGGAGATCTTCACCTCGAGCCCCGTCGCGTGCGACACCCCTCTCGCTCTGCCGACGCAGACCGGCGTGGACCTCCCGCGAGGACGCTACAAGGTCGTCGTGGAGTACTCGACCGTCGAGGCAGGCCGGAAAGAATCCATCTATATCGTCGACGTCGAATAGTCTACGAAGGGAGCACCGCCGCGCCGGCAGCGCACGCCTCATTCGCATGGCTGGCCGGGACGCCATCGATGCATCGACGACCGACTTCAGCCATCGCGCGCCGGGTCGGAAAGAACGCGTCGCTCGAAATAGGTCGACGGGGTGACCCCGAAGTTGCGCTTGAACAGGGCGATGAACGCGCTGACGCTGCGGTAGCCAGCATCGATGGCGACGGTGGTCACGGCCGCTCCGCCGGCCAGCATCTCGAGCGCACGCATCAATCGGGCACGTTGTACCCACTCCGTGAAGGTGAGGCTCGTCTCGAGCACGAAGCGCCGCGTGAGCGTGCGGGTCGAAAGGCCTGCCCACGCGGCCCACTCTTCGACGTTGCGGCGATCCGCCGGGTCTCGGAGCAATGCACGTGCGATCCGCTGCAGCCTCGCATCCTGCGGCAGGGGCAGACCCAGAGGCTGCACCTCCAGCCGGCGAATCTCGTCGACGATGACCAGCGCCAGCCGGGCCTGAAACTCGTCCAGCGGCTCGACCCCCCACTCTGCGGACCGGATCGCTGCTTCCCAGAGCAGCGGTGTGATCGCCAAGGTGCAGGGTTGCGCCCGAAGGCCGGCACATGCCGGTTTCGCCACGTAAAGGCTCCAGCCGGTGACCGGGCCATGCGTCCGGCCCGAGTGAACGTGGTGGGGTGGTAGCCAGACCGCATGCCGCGCGGGCACCACCCAAGCTCCGGCCTCGGTCTCGACCGCGAGCACGCCCCGGGCGACCGCGATCAATTGTCCTCGCGCATGGCGGTGCCGCGTGTGACCGTGAAAAACGCCGGTTCCCGCGCGCGTGAGCACGAGCGGGCCGGAGCTGTCCTCCCGGGCGGCCATCGAGAGCTTGCGAGGATCATCGTCCATGGCGTGAATGCGATATGGAATGGCTTCCATTGCTTAGCAAGGGCGTGACGTGAGCGCTATCTTCGTTCGACCACTCGACGAAACGGACGCTCACCATGCCCATCGTTGGCCCTTCCGATCTCGATAGCCTCTACGTTCCGCCGGCCGAAGCCATTCAGAAGGCGGTGCTTCCTCATCTGGTCTCGTTCCACGTGGCATATCTGAAGATGGCTACGTTCTTCTGCCTCGCGACCGGACGCGACCACGGCCTCGACGCCTCGCCGCGCGGAGGCCCGCCTGGATTCGTTCACGTCCTCGATCCGCACACGGTCGCGTTCGCGGATTGGCCAGGCAACAATCGCATCGAGTCCTTGCGCAATCTCATGGAGGATTCGAGGGTCGCGATGCTCTTCCTCTTTCCTGGGCTGGAAATCTTCATGCGAATCAATGGCCACGCCCACGTTTCGACCGATGCCGAGCTGGTCGCGCGAATGCACGAAGCGGGCAAGAAGCCCAAAGCCGTTACCGTCGTTCGCATCGACGAGGTCCTCTTTCACTGCGGTAAGGCCATCAACCGCGCGCGCCTTTGGGAATCCCAATCGCACCTGGACAGGCGGTCCTTGCCGACGGTGGGACAGATGAAGGCCGCGATGACCGGAGGAGGCGAAGACGAGGCCCGACTCATGGACGCACATTACGACCGGGGCGTGCGATCCGATCTCTATTGATGGGAGACGCCCTCCCGCCCATTCGATCGGGAGCGGGTGGGGATAAGGTCGTGTGGGCAAGGTGGCATTGTTGCGCGTGCGCGCGGAAATCGCCCTACTATCTTCGGCCATGAAGGTATTGCGAAACGGCGCGCCGGCCGCTTTTTCGGCGATCTCGATTTCTCTCGGCACCGTTTTCTTCGCCTGTTCGGGTTCGTCCGATTCGCCGCCTGGCAACACCCCGGACGGAAGTGCGTACGACGCGGTACCAGACGTCTCCGCTCCGGCCGTGGACGGCGGCGACGCCGGGTCGCTCGAGCACTACGAGCGACTCGTCAACACGTTCATTGGCACCAAGGACGATGGCAATACCTTCCCTGGAGCGTCGGCGCCCTTTGGCATGACGCAGGTGAGTCCCATCGGGGCGCACTATGCTGGATACCTCTACAACAACCCACTCATCAAAGGGTTTGGGCACTTCTTCCTATCCGGCGCAGGGTGCTGGGAGCAGGGTGGCCAAATATCCGTGCTCCCCACGTTGGGGACCATCGGGCCCAAGGGAAGTGACTTCGACGTCTCCTCGCCGACCACGTTCGATCACTCCAAGTATGGCGCCGACTACACCCACGATGGAGAGGTGGGGCAGGCTGGATACTTCAAGATTCGTTTGACCAAATACGGCGGTATCGATGCGGAGAATACTGCTCTCACGCACGCCACGGCCGAGCGTTATACGTTTGGTCAGGGTGCCCGAGGCAACCTGTTCGTCAACGTGGGGCAGGCCACCGACAAGCACAACGTGATGGCGAGCTCCATCACCGTGGTCGACGACCGGACGCTCGAGGGCTACGTCGACACCCAGAGCTTCTGCGGCGGTAAGCGCTACAAGACGTATTTTCAAATCAAGGCGGATCGGCCGTTCCAGGCCCAGGGCACGTGGAGCCCCGCCGGAGGGGACGCCAATTCGAAGCACAGCGAAGGCGACCAAGGGCTTCGTGGGGCGTGGATCACCTTCGATACCGCCACCGAGAAGACCGTAACGTTGACCACGGCCATTTCCCACGTCGATCTCGATGGCGCGCGCAAGAACCTGAACGCCGAGGGCATGAGCGGCGGTAAGCTCAAGACCTTCGATGCCGTGCGGCAAGAGAGCCAAGCGAGGTGGCAAACGGAGCTCGCCCGCGTGAAGGTCGATGGCGGCAGCGCCGATCAACGAACGGTGTTTTACACGGCCCTCTACCATGCCTTTCTCCAGCCCCTCACGGGCAACGACGTAGACGGGCGGTACTTGGGGTGGGACGACGCGATCCACACCGCGAGCGGCTTTACGTATTACGAGTTCTTCTCGCTGTGGGACACCTACCGCGCACAAAACCAGCTCCTCGCGCTCGTCTTGCCCTCCCGGGCGCGCGACATCGGCAAGTCCATCCTCGCCATCCACGATCAGGGCGGATGGCTCCCGCGTTGGGCCTATGCCAACTTCGAGACCAATTGCATGACCGGTGATCCCGTCACCTCGTTCATGGCCGATCTCTGGAGCTATGGGCTCTTGCAAGGCGAGGAGGAGCGCGCCTACCAAGCCATGCTCCAAAATGCGGAGCACATTCCACCGGCCGATTCGCGCTCTCAAGGTCGGGCGGGCAATACGACGTACATTCCCAAGGGATTCGCGTTTTACGACAAGAACTTCGTCAAGAAGGGGCAGGACGCCGATCCCCAGCACGGTGGTTCGGCAACGCTGGAGTATGCCGTCTCGGACTGTGCACTCTCGGCCATGGCCAAGGCGTTGAACCACACCGACGATGCGACCAGGCTCCAAAAACGCGGACAAAATTGGACAGCGGTGTGGGACGACACCGTGGAGGACAACGATCACGGGGGTTCGTTCAAAGGTTTCCCGCGCCCGCGCACGGAGGATGGCAAATTTTACACGCCGGCCGACAAGCCGTACACCCCCACGTCCGAGGATGGCTTCCACGAAGGAACGGCGTGGCAGTACCAATGGCTCGTCCCCCAGGACGCCAGTGGCCTCGCCGAAAAAATGGGCGGGCGAGAGAAGGCGACGAAACGGCTCGATACGTTCTTCGCCTATGACGATCTGCTGGTCGATCCGCGTAAAACGGCGCGCGAGAAATGGGTCGTGGGGCCTTACGCGTATTACAACCAGTTCCGATACAATCCGAACAACGAGCCCGATCTGCACAGCGCGTTCATGTACGCGGTGCTCGGACAACCCTACAAGACGGCCGTGGTGCTCGACGCCGCACAAACGCTGTTCACCAACGCGCCGAACGGCGTGACCGGCAACGACGATCTCGGCACCATGTCCGCGTGGTACCTGTTCGACGTGATGGGGCTTTATCCCTTCATGCCGGGCTCGGGGAACTTCCTTTTGCACCCGCCCCGCTTCCCGCGGGTGGACGTCCAGCTGGAGAATGGCGGACACCTCGTGCTGAATGCACCTGGCGCGGGCTTCGACAAGGTGCGCTTCGTCGACGAGGTTCGCGTGGGCGCAGGGGTGCACGACAAGGTCTACTTGTCCGTCTCGAAGCTCCAATCTGGCCAAGTCGTCGACTACACGCTGACCGATCGAATCCGCACGGATGGCTGGGGGACCGCGCCGGAGGCGGCGCCGCCGTCCTTGTGCCCGGTCGCGAAATAACGACGGGTGGCCGCTCGGCGACCGCTCCGGGTTCGCGAAGAGGATCCGGGGAGGTCGCCCTCCAATGGCGCGCGTCTTCACGGCGCTCGCTGCCTAACGGCACGGCGGCTGCTCGTGACGGGTGCGGCTCGATAGGGAAGTGCCATGACGTTCGATGGGACCATGGCGCGCGTCTTCACGGCGCTCGCTGCCTACGGCACGGCGGCTGCTCGTGGCGGGGGACCAGCCATGCCTCCATCGTCGTCTGCCTACGGATGCCGCGGACGCCGAATCGCCGGGACGATAGGAGCGTGGAAGAAAGGCGGTCGTCGGGAGGGGCGAATGCCCTGGTGGTTGCGCGATGGCACCGCTGGTGCCTTCGAACGGCGGTAATGCCAGCACGGCTCAGACGGTGTCGTACATCACCTTGAACGCGGCGGCTTCGCCAGCAAGAAGCGCATCGATGCTGCTCGGTGATGAGCCACTCGCGTGGAGTCTTCCCTTTCGAGCGTCCAATACGGCGAACGTGCACCCAGGGCTGGTTGCCGAAAGGGCCGTTTCGAGGATGCGCAGTATGAGTTGTGTGCGGTTTTTTACCAGCGGTGGGTCATCTTTCAAGTAGAGCTTTATGATGTGCGGCACGCCTTCTATCATCAGGCCCAGCTCGGGGTTGACGTTGAGGGGGATCCCGCCGAGCGTGAAGTTCTCCCGGGGCGGCTCGAACCACTCATGGGCCCTCCGGCCAACGAACCGCTTCAACCCCGTGATGACAGCAAGATATGCGGCCCGTTTCTTTTCGTGGACGCTGGATGCCCAGCTCTCGAGCGAGCCAATAGGCTGGCCCGAGCGGAATGTCTCGATGACTCTCTCTCGTAGCATCTTGTAGAAGTCCGTCTGGGGGTCATAAACGTCCCGTCCCTTGAACTCCTTGACAACCGTAATCCGCGGCGTCCCCGCCTTCAGTACGAAGTTCACGAAATACGTGAGCGATACATTGTTCATTCGATAATAGATTCCCTTCCGTCGATTCGCTCCCGCGGCTCCGACAAGTCGTTCCTGCTCACGCGGGAGGAGGTCTCCCGACGGAGAGAATTCGGTGGAGTGACTCGAGGCCGCGGAGCCCAGTAGATTACGTCTGAATCGTCACCGACTCCGATTCAGAAACGGACGTAGCCCTTGGGTGGGAAGATGGTCGACTTCGTCGCTGCGCCGGTCGAATATTCGGACAGCTCGCAGCTCATTTTGGCGTCGTCGAACACGTCAACGATCGAGATCGACGCGTTTGGAAATAGACGTCTCTATTTCGTACGCATTTGTGGTTCCACCCTTCATGCGTGCATATTAAATACTACATCGAAAACCTTATAAAGTCACGTCCCAACTCGCCCATTCTCGATGCGCGCACACGTATTTTTCGCTTTGGTTTGCGACAAAGTGACATCATTGGCGTCTGCGCCCGGCGGCTCGACACACCGTGCCCCGCGCCCATGTCCCGCCGGTGCGGGCTGCAGGTATCGCGCTCACGCTCACGCCCCGCCGCCCGCACCCGGCGGCACGCATTCCAGTACGGCACGGGAACAGGGAAGGTCGGGTTTGGCCCTTCCTCGTGGGGCCCGAGGACTTGGAACCGGCGCGCGGGGCCGCAATCACGGTGCGTTGGTCGGGCGGCCTACCGATGCTCAAGGCGTCGCGACCGTGCCGAACGCTGAGGCGGGGTTGCGTTGACGGTGGGTGGCGTCGTGCCTTGTGAAACGTTGACCACTGGGGCGCTGGCGTGACCTGCCCGGTCCCACGTCGGCTGCGGAGCCGACGGGTTAGGCCCGTCGCATCGAGCGCGGGTCACGTGCGAATTGCGCCGACTTCTCCTCATTGAATCCCATCGTGATGCCGGGACATTGATGCGCGATTGCGCTCAGCAAAGGCCCGACTTCGTCGGGACTGCGGACCCAAAGGCTCGACGTCGCGCCGTCGACGCAGCCGATCACGATCTCTCGCCGGTTCGCCGCCACCTTGGAGCCCTCGAGGAATGTCTCTCGCTCATACGCCCACACGATCGTGGTCGGAGCGTTGTCGAGGAGCGAAAGAACCTTCGGCAACCGCCGCGCGGCGCGGAGGCCGAAGAAGCCAAGGATGGCCCACGCGACGAAGAAGGCGACGGCAATGCCGATAAACATCATCGCGTTGTGCTCGAAGTTGTCGCGCGCGTAGCTTTGGCAGTCTTCGAGGGTCGCGTAGTACGTGTCTGGATACGTCTTTCCGAGGCACCAGTCGAATTTCGACCAATCCTTCATGCCCTCTTTCGCCGCCAGGAGCGCGGAACCTACGACGAAGATGGTGAGAATCGCCCACGGCATCACGAGGATGCCAAACGCGCCGTACTGGCGGTTGAGAGAAACCAGCTCTTTGCGCCGCGCCATATCGATAGGGAGCATGCGTTACCTGCGTACACGGGGGCGAACGAAATCAATGGAGAGAAGCTGTTGTAGGTACGCCATTGGGAAGCCATACCTTCCCGCGGCCGACCGCCGAGGGCCGCCGTTGCTCGTCGGCCGAATCCGTGCTCGCCCGCAATCGACCGCGTTTCCGTTGGAAAATGGTACTCGCCTTGTATCCGCACGCGCTCAAACATCCAGGACACCCCCCACCTACGTCCGCGAGCGGTACATTCGGGGCAACGCGCTGTGCCCGCCCCTCGAAAAGCCGCGCGGCAGCCTGGAGAGGCCGCGAAGGACCTTGCTAGCGTTCAAGATCCGAGCCCCTCGCATCGGCATGCTACCGCGCATGAACACGTTCCTTCCTATGCAGCACGTTGGTGCACGGATCCTCGTTGGACTCGCTTTGGTGATGACGCCGGCCGCTTGTTCGGGCACGGATTCACAGTCGGAGACCGCGGACGGCCAAGCGGCCGACATCGTCCCGCGAAAGGTCGCTTCGACGCTCGCGAAGACGATGGCCGCATATTACACAGACGCCCGTTTGGGCGAGGCGATCGGCAACCATGTGCGCGGCCGTTCGGAGGGCGGCGCCTACGATGCGCTCGAAGGCCAAGCCCTCGCGGATGCACTGCAGGCTGACGCGCGCAGCATCGTCGATGATCGGCATATGCGAGTACGCTTCGATGCAGCCCACACGAACGAGCCGGAGGGGCCTGCGCCGGGTGTCGTGCCAGGTGGCGCCATGCCCTTGGAGGAGTTGCGCGCTCAAGCGGCGAAGGTGGTCACGTCGAAGGTGCTCGACAGTGGTCTGGGATACCTCAAGGTGGACGAGTTCATCGTGCCCGAAGCCTCCGGGGAGGTGTTTGCGGCCGCGCTGACGGTCGTGCGCGAGGCGCGCGCCTTGGCGATCGATCTTCGGAGCTGCAGAGGGGGCAGCGATGACGCCGTCGCGTATCTACTCAGCTTCCTGCTCGACAATCCGCCC contains these protein-coding regions:
- a CDS encoding dihydrofolate reductase family protein, which gives rise to MSKVFFLVSVSLDGYLVPPGMDLEHAGDPTYEDWGAQWGKLHSWILPQRFLREMLKLGEGGETGTDNDIVEHTFRRTGVSIMGKRMFDLGERMWPEEAPFHTPVFVLTSQVREPWVRPGGTTFYFVNDGIESALRQARAAAGDQDIRIAGGADVIQQYLRAGLVDEFALAIAPVMFGGGQQLFARIGRDVGVELVETIASPRTTHARYAVRKP
- a CDS encoding RNA polymerase subunit sigma-70 gives rise to the protein MSENFEPLVEAARGGDERAFRALVEPLDRELHAYAYRMLGGFHDADDVLQESRLKAWRALATYEPRASFRAWMYRIVTNTCLDMLKARPRRVLPQDVGSSVAPGPPTTEPRSDILWLEPYPDALLPVVLEPEQVARLREGIRLAFVRVVQVLPPRQRAALILHDVLDWSVAEVAAILETTEAAINSALQRARAAIARPREESPALATRHAEVVDRFVHAWERGDFDDFVRLLASDAVMNMPPWEYWLDGKDAVVATMQSSGTWDGEPRPGRYRIVPAPMNGDPGGLAYVRGPDGRYHPVCLTVMSLDANGRVVELTTFVLPELFAAWGFPPVLDA
- a CDS encoding AraC family transcriptional regulator, which gives rise to MRAHVESAPELENRARQRRAELAHKIASLMGSKEKWVTDVPGLTLVRRTKVVAPGCGTYEPSIALIAQGRKEVELGKRSFVYDESRYLLTSVDLPISSRPLEASEERPLLALALSLDIEVVQELLSKDEIPLGGAASDDPAMVTGETTPELLDACCRLVGLLETPKDIPFLNGLIQREIVYRILQGPEAARLRAIATRGNQSQRTTKAISWIKSNFSKPLRVEELAHMAGMGVSTFHNHFRALTAMSPLQYQKQLRLQTARSRMLLDGLDAASAAFEVGYESASQFNREYSRFFGQSPMRDIRALRSSSASPIDVAPAPSRAPAPRHHAATRRAPVGSPTPRTAPAARTS
- a CDS encoding nuclear transport factor 2 family protein; the encoded protein is MDNDIRDLRAVANIYFEAAYEMDADKFASIFHHSSSVTKIGEDGNVSVTPIETWLAAVRSMKAPKQLGLERHDEIVSIDVVRELALLKLRFQIPPRQFTDMLSCLRVNGTWKIVQKVMTVETRG
- a CDS encoding helix-turn-helix transcriptional regulator, which gives rise to MDDDPRKLSMAAREDSSGPLVLTRAGTGVFHGHTRHRHARGQLIAVARGVLAVETEAGAWVVPARHAVWLPPHHVHSGRTHGPVTGWSLYVAKPACAGLRAQPCTLAITPLLWEAAIRSAEWGVEPLDEFQARLALVIVDEIRRLEVQPLGLPLPQDARLQRIARALLRDPADRRNVEEWAAWAGLSTRTLTRRFVLETSLTFTEWVQRARLMRALEMLAGGAAVTTVAIDAGYRSVSAFIALFKRNFGVTPSTYFERRVLSDPARDG
- a CDS encoding pyridoxamine 5'-phosphate oxidase family protein; this translates as MPIVGPSDLDSLYVPPAEAIQKAVLPHLVSFHVAYLKMATFFCLATGRDHGLDASPRGGPPGFVHVLDPHTVAFADWPGNNRIESLRNLMEDSRVAMLFLFPGLEIFMRINGHAHVSTDAELVARMHEAGKKPKAVTVVRIDEVLFHCGKAINRARLWESQSHLDRRSLPTVGQMKAAMTGGGEDEARLMDAHYDRGVRSDLY
- a CDS encoding GH92 family glycosyl hydrolase; protein product: MKVLRNGAPAAFSAISISLGTVFFACSGSSDSPPGNTPDGSAYDAVPDVSAPAVDGGDAGSLEHYERLVNTFIGTKDDGNTFPGASAPFGMTQVSPIGAHYAGYLYNNPLIKGFGHFFLSGAGCWEQGGQISVLPTLGTIGPKGSDFDVSSPTTFDHSKYGADYTHDGEVGQAGYFKIRLTKYGGIDAENTALTHATAERYTFGQGARGNLFVNVGQATDKHNVMASSITVVDDRTLEGYVDTQSFCGGKRYKTYFQIKADRPFQAQGTWSPAGGDANSKHSEGDQGLRGAWITFDTATEKTVTLTTAISHVDLDGARKNLNAEGMSGGKLKTFDAVRQESQARWQTELARVKVDGGSADQRTVFYTALYHAFLQPLTGNDVDGRYLGWDDAIHTASGFTYYEFFSLWDTYRAQNQLLALVLPSRARDIGKSILAIHDQGGWLPRWAYANFETNCMTGDPVTSFMADLWSYGLLQGEEERAYQAMLQNAEHIPPADSRSQGRAGNTTYIPKGFAFYDKNFVKKGQDADPQHGGSATLEYAVSDCALSAMAKALNHTDDATRLQKRGQNWTAVWDDTVEDNDHGGSFKGFPRPRTEDGKFYTPADKPYTPTSEDGFHEGTAWQYQWLVPQDASGLAEKMGGREKATKRLDTFFAYDDLLVDPRKTAREKWVVGPYAYYNQFRYNPNNEPDLHSAFMYAVLGQPYKTAVVLDAAQTLFTNAPNGVTGNDDLGTMSAWYLFDVMGLYPFMPGSGNFLLHPPRFPRVDVQLENGGHLVLNAPGAGFDKVRFVDEVRVGAGVHDKVYLSVSKLQSGQVVDYTLTDRIRTDGWGTAPEAAPPSLCPVAK